The following proteins come from a genomic window of Mammaliicoccus sp. Marseille-Q6498:
- a CDS encoding DUF5780 domain-containing protein, whose translation MNIFKLLIISLLSVVLLYGCSSDINVEEKGKKDSTTKVNGTKKQKVKDEKYSAEKLENKLKENDLIIQNSQYLVQSEDMKSLYPDILSTVVKNKSNKDIKNISIGYVAWDSNGLPVKIKGKIDFSGGAYYRFGNGEGVNIPPGGTFGENRGLELSEDTNINSFKPIIISYEDFEGHKWKNKNLESFRKIYEGKRLKDIPKYEEYIYYKNNQQRR comes from the coding sequence ATGAACATTTTTAAATTGCTAATTATATCGTTATTATCAGTTGTATTATTATATGGTTGTAGTAGTGATATTAATGTAGAAGAAAAAGGGAAAAAAGATTCAACCACAAAAGTAAACGGGACTAAAAAGCAAAAAGTAAAAGATGAAAAGTATTCTGCAGAAAAGCTTGAAAATAAACTAAAAGAAAATGACTTAATTATTCAAAATAGTCAATACTTAGTTCAAAGTGAAGATATGAAATCTTTATATCCAGATATACTTTCAACAGTTGTAAAGAACAAAAGTAATAAAGATATTAAAAATATTAGTATTGGATATGTAGCTTGGGATTCAAATGGTTTACCTGTGAAAATCAAAGGTAAAATAGACTTCAGTGGGGGAGCTTACTATAGATTTGGAAATGGTGAAGGAGTAAACATACCTCCTGGTGGAACATTTGGAGAAAATAGAGGATTGGAATTAAGTGAAGATACAAATATAAATTCATTCAAGCCTATAATAATTAGTTATGAAGATTTTGAAGGGCATAAATGGAAAAATAAAAATTTAGAAAGTTTCAGAAAAATTTATGAAGGTAAACGTTTGAAAGACATACCAAAATATGAAGAATATATTTACTATAAAAATAATCAACAAAGAAGGTAA